A part of Cannabis sativa cultivar Pink pepper isolate KNU-18-1 chromosome 6, ASM2916894v1, whole genome shotgun sequence genomic DNA contains:
- the LOC115724541 gene encoding trafficking protein particle complex II-specific subunit 120 homolog, with protein MEPGVSIETSSMIRVAVLPIGEVPPTLLRDYFSMLLRYQTILLSAISSFYTEHQKSPFAHQPWDSGSLRFKFILGGAPPSPWEDFQSNRKILAIIGICHCPSSPDLDTVVSQFSAACKGFSSALVERCFAFCPGDSQLEDGSRKGGNLMLFPPADRDTQELHLQTMMQDIAASLLMKFEKWVLQAESTGTILKTPLDSQSSLSSEEVIKAKKRRLGRAQKTIGDYCLLAGSPVDANAHYTTALELSRLTGDFFWLAGALEGGVCALLIDRMGQRDSVLEDEVRYRYQSVIVHYRKSFIQENAQRVSPITFELEATLKLARFLCRRELAKEVVDLLTTAADGAKSLIDASDRLILYVELARLYGTLGYERKAAFFSRQVAQLYLQQENRLAAISAMHVLALTTKAYRVQSTASVSKNETGSGLADNTKMLHQSVVSLFESQWSTLQMVVLREILLSALRAGDPLAAWSAAARLLRSYYPLITPAGQNGLASALSNSADRLPSGTRSADPALPFVRLHSFPLRQSQMDIVKRNSAKEDWWAGSAPSGPFIYTPFTKGEPNNNSKHELIWVVGELVEVLVELANPCGFDLRVDSIYLSVNSRNFDPFPVTVNLPTNSSKVIALSGIPTAVGPVTIHGCTVHCFGVITEHLFKDVDNLLLGAMQGLVLSDPFRSCGSGKLKNVSVPNISVVPPLPLLVSHIVGDGAIILHEGEIRDVWIHLANAGTVSVEQVHISLSGKNQDSVISFASETLKSALPLKPGAEVTIPVTLKAWRLGVGDADIAGGKSAFGSIVRHSKDGHSPALLIHYSGPLSNSKDPQTNETIPPGKRLVVPLQICVLQGLSFVKAQLLLMEIPAHVGESLPQLAHVNSHCSEDAVGSNSEIDKLVKIDPYRGSWGLRFLELELSNPTDVVFDITVSVQLDSSSNDDSHSVDKDTSEYGYLTTRIDRDLSARVLIPLEHFKLPILDASFFAKDDQTDGVGSCRSAIFSEKNTNAELNASIKNLISKIKVWWKSGRNSSGELNIKDAIHAALRSSVMDVLLPDPLTFGFRLLRSCSEPEDFTAQAHPFTSKGSVLAHDMTPMEVTVRNNTKDMIKMNLSIACRDVAGESCVEGAKATVLLAGVLGGIAMEVPPLQEIKHSFSLYFLVPGEYSLVAAAMIDDANDLLRARARTDSPDEPILCRGPPFHVRVVGTL; from the exons ATGGAGCCCGGCGTGAGTATCGAGACGAGTTCCATGATCCGTGTGGCGGTGCTGCCGATCGGCGAGGTACCACCTACCCTTTTGCGGGACTACTTCTCCATGCTGCTCCGCTATCAGACAATCCTACTCTCAGCCATAAGCTCCTTCTACACGGAGCACCAGAAGTCGCCCTTCGCTCATCAGCCATGGGATTCCGGCAGCCTTCGATTCAAGTTTATCCTCGGTGGTGCTCCACCCTCACCTTGGGAGGATTTCCAATCCAATCGCAAGATCCTTGCCATTATTGGTATCTGCCACTGCCCTTCCTCCCCGGATCTGGACACCGTTGTCAGCCAGTTCAGTGCCGCTTGCAAGGGTTTCTCTTCGGCACTTGTGGAGCGTTGCTTTGCTTTCTGCCCTGGGGATTCACAG TTGGAGGATGGGAGTAGGAAAGGGGGTAACCTGATGCTGTTTCCGCCAGCTGACCGCGATACGCAGGAGTTGCACTTGCAGACAATGATGCAGGACATTGCCGCGTCTCTGCTGATGAAGTTTGAGAAATGGGTTCTTCAGGCAGAGTCTACTGGGACTATTCTCAAGACGCCTTTAGATTCCCAGTCTAGTCTCAGCTCAGAGGAG GTTATCAAGGCCAAAAAACGAAGACTTGGCCGTGCACAGAAGACCATAGGTGATTATTGTCTGTTGGCAGGATCACCTGTTGATGCCAATGCACATTACACCACTGCTTTAGAACTTTCAAGGTTGACTGGGGATTTTTTCTGGTTGGCTGGGGCACTGGAGGGCGGTGTGTGTGCATTACTG ATTGATCGAATGGGCCAACGGGACTCAGTTTTGGAAGATGAGGTTAGGTATCGGTACCAAAGTGTCATTGTACACTACAGGAAGTCATTTATACAAGAAAATGCTCAGAG AGTCTCACCCATAACCTTTGAACTTGAGGCTACTTTGAAATTAGCAAGGTTTCTTTGCAG AAGAGAGCTGGCTAAGGAAGTAGTTGATCTCTTGACCACTGCTGCAGATGGTGCTAAATCCTTGATTGATGCTAGTGATAGGCTTATATTATATGTTGAATTAGCTCGTTTATATGGTACTCTTGGTTATGAGCGTAAGGCGGCATTCTTTTCAAGGCAGGTAGCTCAGTTATATTTGCAACAAGAAAATAGGTTGGCTGCTATTAGCGCTATGCATGTTTTGGCATTGACAACAAAAGCATATCGTGTTCAGAGTACAGCATCTGTTTCAAAA AACGAGACTGGATCAGGTCTTGCTGATAACACAAAAATGCTGCACCAGTCCGTAGTCTCTCTTTTCGAGTCTCAGTGGAGTACCCTGCAAATGGTTGTGCTGAGAGAGATTCTGCTATCTGCTCTCCGTGCTGGAGATCCTCTTGCTGCCTGGAGTGCAGCTGCACGGTTACTTAGGTCATATTATCCTTTAATTACACCTGCAGGGCAAAATGGCCTCGCCAGTGCACTTTCAAATTCAGCCGATAGGCTGCCTTCTGGAACACGCTCTGCTGATCCTGCTCTACCCTTTGTTAG ATTGCATTCTTTTCCACTTCGTCAATCACAAATGGACATTGTTAAGCGGAATTCAGCTAAAGAAGATTGGTGGGCTGGATCAGCTCCTTCTGGACCTTTTATTTATACACCATTCACCAAAGGAGAGCCAAATAACAACAGTAAACACGAGTTGATTTGGGTTGTTGGGGAACTTGTTGAAGTTTTGGTTGAGTTGGCAAACCCGTGTGGCTTTGATTTGAGGGTCGATAGTATTTATCTATCAGTGAATTCAAGAAATTTTGATCCTTTCCCTGTTACCGTTAATCTTCCAACTAATTCCTCAAAGGTTATCGCCTTGTCTGGGATTCCAACGGCAGTGGGGCCTGTCACAATTCATGGGTGCACTGTCCACTGCTTTGGTGTTATTACAGAACACCTGTTTAAGGATGTTGACAATCTGCTCCTTGGAGCAATGCAAGGACTTGTGCTCTCTGATCCTTTTAGATCTTGTGGTTCTGGGAAATTGAAGAATGTATCTGTTCCAAATATTTCTGTGGTACCGCCACTACCTTTACTGGTATCCCATATTGTTGGTGATGGTGCAATTATTCTACATGAAGGTGAAATTCGTGATGTATGGATACATCTGGCAAATGCTGGCACAGTTTCAGTTGAGCAGGTCCATATTTCACTATCCGGGAAGAACCAAGATTCTGTTATCTCATTTGCAAGTGAAACCTTAAAATCTGCATTGCCTTTGAAACCTGGTGCAGAAGTGACAATACCTGTGACCTTAAAGGCATGGAGGCTTGGTGTAGGGGATGCTGATATTGCTGGTGGGAAGAGTGCCTTTGGGAGTATAGTGAGACATTCTAAGGATGGACACAGTCCTGCATTGCTGATCCATTATTCAG GGCCTCTATCAAATTCTAAAGATCCTCAAACAAATGAAACTATTCCCCCTGGCAAGCGTCTGGTTGTTCCTCTGCAGATTTGTGTCTTGCAGGGTTTATCTTTTGTAAAGGCTCAATTGCTATTAATGGAGATTCCTGCACACGTGGGTGAAAGCCTTCCTCAATTGGCTCATGTGAATAGTCACTGTTCTGAAGACGCTGTTGGCTCTAACAGTGAAATAGATAAATTGGTGAAAATTGATCCATACAGGGGAAGTTGGGGACTCCGATTTCTTGAGTTAGAGTTGTCTAATCCAACTGATGTTGTGTTTGACATAACCGTTTCTGTTCAACTGGACAGTTCCAGCAATGATGATAGTCATTCTGTTGACAAAGATACTTCCGAGTATGGTTATCTTACAACAAGAATCGATAGGGATCTCTCTGCTAGGGTACTTATACCGCTGGAGCATTTTAAATTACCTATTCTTGATGCTTCCTTTTTTGCGAAGGATGACCAGACAGATGGGGTTGGCAGTTGCAGAAGTGCAATCTTTTCAGAAAAGAACACCAATGCTGAACTGAATGCTTCTATCAAAAACCTCATTTCTAAAATCAAGGTGTGGTGGAAATCTGGGCGGAATAGCTCTGGAGAACTAAACATCAAGGATGCCATACATGCTGCTCTCCGGTCATCTGTTATGGATGTATTGCTCCCAGATCCGTTGACATTTGGATTCAGGCTTCTTAGAAGCTGTTCTGAGCCAGAAGATTTCACTGCTCAAGCTCACCCTTTTACGTCTAAGGGTTCTGTTCTGGCACATGACATGACTCCGATGGAAGTTACAGTACGTAATAACACAAAGGACATGATCAAGATGAATCTTAGCATTGCATGCAGAGATGTAGCTGGAGAGAGCTGTGTGGAGGGTGCCAAAGCAACTGTTTTATTAGCTG GTGTTTTGGGTGGAATCGCCATGGAGGTTCCTCCTTTGCAAGAAATTAAGCATTCTTTCTCTTTGTATTTTCTTGTTCCGGGTGAGTATTCTCTGGTAGCTGCTGCAATGATTGATGATGCCAACGACCTCCTCAGAGCTCGTGCTAGAACTGATTCACCTGATGAGCCAATCTTATGTCGTGGGCCTCCTTTTCACGTTCGTGTAGTTGGAACTCTCTAA